GCGCGTTGTATGAGAGCAAGGGCGACGCGCACGCGGTGAGCGAAGAGGCGATTCGCGCCGGCACATCGCGATTGTCGCGCATGAGCGGTGTCGACGCGGCGCCCGAGGGCGGCTGTGCGCTCGCGGTGACGGAAGAGCTGGTGAAGGCCGGCCGCATCCCGCGCGATGCCGAGGTGCTGGTGTTCAATACGGGGTCGGGGGCGTCGTATCGATTTTAACATTCAACAATCGTCATTCCGAGGAAGCGTAGCGACCGAGGAATCTTTTGTCCTGACCGTGTGTTCGGACTCTCTATCGTGATGCTAGATCCCTCGCTTCGCTCGGGATGACGAAAATCGCCATCCTCGACCCGTTCAGCGGCATCGCCGGCGACATGGCGCTCGGCGCGCTCATTCATGTCGGGCTCGATCCCGACTGGCTGCGCGCATTGCCCGCGACGCTCGGGCTCGACAACATCGGCGTCGAGATTCGCGAAGTCATCCGCGGCGAGATCGTGTGTCAGAAGGTGGACTTCGAAATTCCGCCGCAGCCGCACGGGCGGCACATCACGGAGATCAAGGCGCTCGTCGCGAAGAGCGGCGCGCCGGAGCGCGTGCGCGAGCTGGCCGACCGCACGTTCGTCGCGATCGCCGCGGCCGAAGGTGAGATCCACGGCATGCCGCCCGAGGAAGTGCATCTCCACGAGGTCGGCGCGGTCGACGCCATCCTCGACGTGGTCGGCACGATCTGGGGACTCGAGAAGCTCGGCATCGAGCGCGTGTACTGCGGGCCGATCGCGCTCGGCGACGGGACGGTGCGCGCGGCGCATGGACTGCTGCCCGTGCCCGCTCCGGCGACGCTGAAGCTGCTCGAGGGGCATCCAGTGCGGCCTGGCCCGGAGAGCTCGGGCGAGCTCGTGACGCCGACCGGCGCCGCGCTCGTTCGCGTGCTCTCGTCCGGACCGCCGCCCCGCGAGTACACGCCGCTGTGCAGCGGGTTCGGCGCGGGCACGAAGGACTTCGTCGGTCGGGCGAATGCGCTCCGGATCATCGTCGCGAACGAAAATGTGAATGCGGATTCACATTCTGATTCCGGCGCGCAGGATTTGATCGAGCTGGCCTGCGACATCGACGACATGAGTCCCGAGTATCTCGCGGCCGTGGCCGATCGCGTACGCGAGGCCGGTGCGCTCGACGTGACGCTGCTCGCGGCGACCATGAAGCGCGGGCGCCCGGGCACGCGCGTGGAAGTGTTGTGTGTCCCCGCGGACGCGCGGCGCCTCGAGGACATGTTGCTGGTCGAGAGCTCCACCATCGGCGTGCGGCAGCGTCTGGTGCGCCGGCGGGCACTGCCGCGCGAAGTGATCGAGATCACCGTGCTCGGCCACGTCGTTGCGGCCAAGGTCGTCAGCTTGCCGAACGGCGGTCGTCGGGCGAAGCCTGAATTCTCGGACGTCCAACGCGTTGCACTGGCGACAGGACGGCCTCTACAGGATATTTCACGTTTGGCCGCCATAGAGGCGGAACGCCATTCCAAGGCTTAGTGTAGGGATTCACGGAGCCACACACCCCGGCTCCGTGAATTGATTTGAATTCGAGCAGAGATCCTCAGGAGAGAACCGATGCCCGTATTGGGTAGAACGCTGGCCCCCGCGCTGTTGCTTGCTGGCCTGTCGGCCGCGGCCGGCGCGCAGCAGAAGGCTTGTGAGATCGATGAAAGTGTACCGTCGCAGGTCACGCGGGCCGTCCTCGACATTCAGCTCGCGCAGCAGTCCATGGCGACCAAGCCGG
The DNA window shown above is from Gemmatimonadaceae bacterium and carries:
- the larC gene encoding nickel pincer cofactor biosynthesis protein LarC; translated protein: MTKIAILDPFSGIAGDMALGALIHVGLDPDWLRALPATLGLDNIGVEIREVIRGEIVCQKVDFEIPPQPHGRHITEIKALVAKSGAPERVRELADRTFVAIAAAEGEIHGMPPEEVHLHEVGAVDAILDVVGTIWGLEKLGIERVYCGPIALGDGTVRAAHGLLPVPAPATLKLLEGHPVRPGPESSGELVTPTGAALVRVLSSGPPPREYTPLCSGFGAGTKDFVGRANALRIIVANENVNADSHSDSGAQDLIELACDIDDMSPEYLAAVADRVREAGALDVTLLAATMKRGRPGTRVEVLCVPADARRLEDMLLVESSTIGVRQRLVRRRALPREVIEITVLGHVVAAKVVSLPNGGRRAKPEFSDVQRVALATGRPLQDISRLAAIEAERHSKA